AGCAACGCGCCGTTGGCGACCACGTCGACGACCCCGATCACGAGCAGCATCGGTGCCAGGGAACGGGTCGGCCACACCACGTGGCGCCAGGAGGCGGCGGCGACCGCCCACACCACGAGGGTTGCCGTGACCCGCGACGCGACGAGAGGCCACAGGCCGGTGCCGGACTCGACCTGGCCGAGCGCGATGAACGACAGGGCGAAGGCGACGCCCGAGCCTGCGGTCAGCCAGGCGACCCGTGACGTGAACCGTGGATGGTCCGCACCGGTGACCGTCTCGTCGGACTCGCGGCTGACCAGCCCCACCGCCAGCACCGCGATGAGGATCCCGACGTAGGCGAGCGGGCCGGGTCGTTCCCCGAGTGCGAACCCGACGCCCACCGGGATGCCGGCGACGAGCACGGCGGTGATCGGGGAGACCACCGACATCGGTCCCTGCGCGAGCGCGAGGTAGAACCACCAGATGGCCACTCCCCCGGCCACCCCGGCGGCAGCGCCCCAGGCCAGTGATCCGCCGGTGAGCTCCCCGCCGAAGAGCGGTGCGGCGGCCAGCGCCACGACGAGCGAGATCGGGTAGGTCACCACGACCACACCGAGCGCACTCGTCCGGCGTGAGGTGGCGCCGCCGGCGAAGTCACTGAGCCCGTAGGCGACGGCGGCGAGCAGTGCGAGGGCGAAGGCGATCAGCGGCGCATGCCCTTGACTCGACGGCCGAGCTCGCGGGTCACCTCGCGCTCGGCGGTGCGGCGGGCGATGTCCTGACGCTTGTCGTAGTCCTGCTTGCCCTTGGCGAGCGCGAGCTCGACCTTGACCTTGCCGTCGGAGAAGTACATCGACAGCGGCACGAGGGTCTGGTTGCCCTCGCGGGTCTTGCCGACGAGCGCGTCGATCTCCCGCCGGTGCAGCAGCAGCTTGCGGGTGCGGCGCGGCGCGTGGTTGGTCCACGTGCCGTGCCCGTATTCGGGGATGTGCAGACCGCGCAGCCACACCTCGCCGTCGTCGACGGTCGCGAACGCGTCGACCAGCGAGGCCTTGCCTTCACGCAGGCTCTTGACCTCGGTGCCGACGAGGGCGATACCGGCCTCGTAGGTGTCGAGGATGGTGTAGTTGTGGCGCGCCTTCCGGTTGGTGGCGATGACCTTCCGGCCCTTTTCCTTCACGTGCAGGCCTTTCCGGTCCACGATCGATCGAACAGAACATCGTCCAGCATAGGAACCTCGCACAACTCCTTATTCGCGCACGTACAGGCGCAGGGTCGCATACGAGGTGAGCGCGGCCATGCCGACACCGACGAGCACGAGGAACGGCGCGACCAGCAGGATGTCGCTGTCGGTGATGCGGGCGACGATGTTCGCGTCGTAGACCTCGGTGAGCATGTCGTCGACGAACATGCTCTTGGCGACGAACAGGCCCGCGATGGCCAGGGCGGCACCGACGATCGCGGCGACGACCGCCTCGAGGAGGAAGGGCAGCTGGGTGTACCAGCGGCTCGCGCCGACGAGCCGCATGATGCCGACCTCGGTGCGGCGGGTGAACGCCGCGATCTGCACCATGTTGGCGATGAGCAGCACCGCCGCGATCGCCTGGATCGTGGCGATGGCGAAGGCCCCGTTGCGGATGCCGCCGAGCACCCCGAACAGGCGCTCGACGAGGTCCTGCTGGTTGAGGACGCTGTCGACGCCGGGGCGGGTACCGAAGTCGTCCTGGATCAGCGCGAAGCGGTCCGGATCCGACATCTTGACCTTGAACGACGCCGGGAAGCTGTCGGGGCTGACGAGTTCGGCGAGTTCCGGCTGGTCGGCGAAGACCCGGTCGGTGGCGTCGGCGACCGCGTCGTCGCGGCTGAGGTACTGCACCGACACCACGTCGTCGGTGTTCTCCAGGTCCGAGCGCAGGGACGCGCAGATGTCCTGCTCGCACTCGGGGTCGGAGGAGGAGATGTCCTCGGTGAGGAAGACCTGGACCTCGACGCGGTCGAGGAAGATCCGTTCCGTCTTGCCCGCCATCTGCACCACGAGCAGGCCCGCCCCGAACAGGCCGAGGGAGATCGCCGTGGTGAGGATCATCGCGACGGTCATGGTGAGATTGCGGCGCAGGCCGGTGGTGACCTCGCTGAACAGGAAACTGGCACGCATCGGGTGGGGGATCCTTCGGTTTCCGGGTGGATGCTCGGGACTTCGGGGGCCGGCTAGCGGCCTACGCCGTAGACCCCGCGCGACTCGTCGCGCACGACGCGGCCGAGGTCGAGTTCGACGACCCGTCGCCGCATGGAGTCGACGATGTGGTGGTCGTGGGTGGCCATGATCACCGTCGTGCCCGTGCGGTTGATGCGTTCGAGCAGCAGCATGATGTCGCCGCTGGTCTCCGGGTCGAGGTTGCCGGTCGGCTCGTCGGCCATGAGCACCAGCGGACGGTTGACGAACGCGCGGGCGATCGCGACGCGCTGCTGCTCGCCACCGGACAGTTCGGCGGGCAGGCGGTCGGCCTTGCCGGACAGGCCCACCAGGTCGAGGACCTCCGGGACGGTGCGGTCGATCACCGAACGCGGCTTGCCGATCACCTCGAGGGCGAACGAGACGTTCTCGGCAACGGTCTTGCGCTGCAGCAACCGGAAGTCCTGGAAGACGCAACCGAGGTTCTGCCGCAGTTTCGGGACGCGGCGGGCCGGCAGCTTGTTGACGTGGAAGTCGGCCACGTGGATGTCGCCGCTGGTGGGGCGCTCCTCGCGCAGCAGCAGGCGCAGGAAGGTGGACTTGCCGGATCCGGACGGCCCGATGAGGAAGACGAACTCCCCCTTCTCGACGTTGACGGACACCCCGTCGAGCGCGGGTCGCGTGGACGTCTTGTAGGACTTGGACACATTCTCCAGCCGGATCACGTGGCCATGCTAGCCGTTTCATCGCCCGGAAAGGCAGGCTGGTGACAAGTGCCCTACTTGCCATTTGCCGGAGTTTACCTCGGAGAATGTCGGTGGGGCAATGTGCGAAACCTTAGGGAGTGAGAGTGTCGCGCATTTGCGGTACGTATCCGGTACATCCGAAGCTCTCCCTGAAACGACGAATGCGCCCCACCCTCACGGATGAGGATGGGGCGCATTCATGTCAGGGGTTGGTGACGCGGAGGTAGGTCGTCGCACCAGCAGAGATCGTTCCCTTGAAGATGGCGTTCGTGTCCTGCGCTTCCACGGTGAACTCGTCACCATCGGAGACCGACACGCCTGTCGCCGTGCAGGTCGCCGTCCCCGATGATCCACTCACAGCAGTTCCGGTTCCGATGATCGCGCCGTTCACAACACCGAAAATGACGATTCACGGAATGTGGTGCATGCCACCTTCCGACTCGGAGCTGCGGAAAAACCTGTGGTGACGAGTGGGGAATCCCGGGTCACTACCTGATGAACGGATCCACGTACCCCGCCGTCTCCTCCACAGCCGCCGGCGCCGGTGCCACTTCTCCCGCCTGGGGCTGCGCCGCCTTCTCGATGCCGATCTGCACTGCCTGCTCGATCCGCTGCTCCTGCACCGGCGACGTCCTGCCGACATAGAAACTCGCAAGAACGTTACCGATGGCGGACAGGATCATGGCGGCGTAGCTGAGGTACTGCGCCGCTTCGGATTCGGTGAACAGCTTGGCGCCGACCGCGACCGCGCAGGCGAGCGCGAACAGACTGTAGAGGGCCTGCCGGATGGCGTCCCAGTACGTCACGATGTGCTTCACTTGCCCCCCTCGAGGAGTCGATCGAGTTTCGCTTCGATGCGCCGCTGCCGGGCCGCGATGGTCTGCACCAGCCCCACCAGGGACCGGCCGACCTCGTCCGGGACGTCTGCGTATTCGTCGCGGATGTCGTAGCCGTCCCACACCGTCTCGTTCCATACGTCTGCCCACATGTCGTAGGGCCACGGCTCGTCCGGGGTGCGGGTGGACGGGTTCACGTTCTGCGGCCGGTTGATCCGCCGCAGCCGCTCCACGTGCGGATGCAGCTGGCCGGCGCCCTCCTCGACGATGTCTCCCACGATTCCCTCCTCGGGTTCGGTTGCGCTACCGGAGAACAGCGCGCGGAGTTGCTGCTCGGTACCGCGGTAGGCGTTGACGTCGACCTTCTGCCCGGCCACCTGGCCCTGCTCGGAGAACTGCAGGATCTCCACCGGTGGGGCCCCGGTGTGGAACTCGGCCCACCCCGCGAAACCATCCCCCGGATACAGCACGGAGGCGTATCCGGTGCCGGTGACGTAGTGGCTGTTCCAGATCGGTGGCGTCCCATCCAAGCGGGGGGCGCCCATGTGGCCGGTCCAGTACCAGCGCGGCAGGTAGTTGGCGAACACCCGCATGCCGCGTTCTTCGATCGCCCGGATCAACGCCTTCATGTTGTCGATCGAGCCACGGGTGCCGGTGTCCTCATAGTCCAGCTGGATCGGGATCGACGTGTCCCCGAGGTGGGCGAGCAACGCGTCGGCCTGCCGG
This region of Rhodococcus sp. Z13 genomic DNA includes:
- the ftsX gene encoding permease-like cell division protein FtsX; the protein is MRASFLFSEVTTGLRRNLTMTVAMILTTAISLGLFGAGLLVVQMAGKTERIFLDRVEVQVFLTEDISSSDPECEQDICASLRSDLENTDDVVSVQYLSRDDAVADATDRVFADQPELAELVSPDSFPASFKVKMSDPDRFALIQDDFGTRPGVDSVLNQQDLVERLFGVLGGIRNGAFAIATIQAIAAVLLIANMVQIAAFTRRTEVGIMRLVGASRWYTQLPFLLEAVVAAIVGAALAIAGLFVAKSMFVDDMLTEVYDANIVARITDSDILLVAPFLVLVGVGMAALTSYATLRLYVRE
- the smpB gene encoding SsrA-binding protein SmpB, with protein sequence MKEKGRKVIATNRKARHNYTILDTYEAGIALVGTEVKSLREGKASLVDAFATVDDGEVWLRGLHIPEYGHGTWTNHAPRRTRKLLLHRREIDALVGKTREGNQTLVPLSMYFSDGKVKVELALAKGKQDYDKRQDIARRTAEREVTRELGRRVKGMRR
- a CDS encoding glycoside hydrolase family 25 protein; translation: MTLYGIDISNHQGAFDFAQARREGFVFATHKVTEGDYYRDPYWPRARDLMREHFPGLFGGYHFARNNIDVNRQADALLAHLGDTSIPIQLDYEDTGTRGSIDNMKALIRAIEERGMRVFANYLPRWYWTGHMGAPRLDGTPPIWNSHYVTGTGYASVLYPGDGFAGWAEFHTGAPPVEILQFSEQGQVAGQKVDVNAYRGTEQQLRALFSGSATEPEEGIVGDIVEEGAGQLHPHVERLRRINRPQNVNPSTRTPDEPWPYDMWADVWNETVWDGYDIRDEYADVPDEVGRSLVGLVQTIAARQRRIEAKLDRLLEGGK
- a CDS encoding DMT family transporter — its product is MIAFALALLAAVAYGLSDFAGGATSRRTSALGVVVVTYPISLVVALAAAPLFGGELTGGSLAWGAAAGVAGGVAIWWFYLALAQGPMSVVSPITAVLVAGIPVGVGFALGERPGPLAYVGILIAVLAVGLVSRESDETVTGADHPRFTSRVAWLTAGSGVAFALSFIALGQVESGTGLWPLVASRVTATLVVWAVAAASWRHVVWPTRSLAPMLLVIGVVDVVANGALLMAYQHGMLSLVSVVAALYPAVTVLLAMVVLGERASRTRVLGMLAALAAVALISIAG
- the ftsE gene encoding cell division ATP-binding protein FtsE, whose amino-acid sequence is MIRLENVSKSYKTSTRPALDGVSVNVEKGEFVFLIGPSGSGKSTFLRLLLREERPTSGDIHVADFHVNKLPARRVPKLRQNLGCVFQDFRLLQRKTVAENVSFALEVIGKPRSVIDRTVPEVLDLVGLSGKADRLPAELSGGEQQRVAIARAFVNRPLVLMADEPTGNLDPETSGDIMLLLERINRTGTTVIMATHDHHIVDSMRRRVVELDLGRVVRDESRGVYGVGR